Proteins encoded within one genomic window of Citrobacter amalonaticus Y19:
- a CDS encoding N-acetylmuramoyl-L-alanine amidase yields the protein MRRSLSTLLLAMVLAGCATDNGIVDKGAYELDTRHQAQAAYPRIKVLVIHYTADDFDSSLVTLTDKNVSSHYLIPANPPVPDGKPRIWQLVPEHDLAWHAGISAWRGATRINDTSIGIELENRGWQKTNGVKRFMPFEPAQIAALIPLAKGIIARYNIKPENVVAHADIAPQRKDDPGPLFPWQALAQQGIGAWPDPARVNVYLNGRPRYQVVDTAALLERLTRYGYEVPSQSTPAQQKRVIMAFQMHFRPQLWNGIADAETMAIAEALLEKYGQG from the coding sequence ATGAGACGTTCGCTTTCAACGCTCCTGCTGGCGATGGTGCTGGCAGGGTGCGCCACGGATAACGGCATTGTTGATAAAGGCGCCTATGAGCTGGATACCCGGCATCAGGCCCAGGCAGCGTACCCGCGTATCAAGGTCCTGGTGATTCACTATACCGCCGATGACTTTGACAGTTCGCTGGTCACGCTGACGGACAAAAATGTCAGCTCCCATTACCTCATCCCCGCGAACCCTCCCGTACCTGACGGCAAACCGCGTATCTGGCAGCTTGTGCCCGAGCACGATCTGGCGTGGCATGCTGGCATCAGCGCCTGGCGCGGCGCGACGCGCATTAACGACACCTCGATTGGCATTGAACTGGAAAACCGCGGCTGGCAGAAGACAAACGGCGTCAAGCGCTTCATGCCGTTTGAGCCGGCGCAAATTGCCGCGCTGATCCCGCTGGCGAAAGGGATAATCGCCCGCTACAACATTAAACCGGAAAACGTGGTGGCCCACGCGGACATCGCCCCCCAGCGAAAAGACGATCCTGGCCCGCTTTTTCCCTGGCAGGCGCTGGCGCAGCAAGGGATTGGCGCGTGGCCCGATCCGGCGCGTGTAAACGTCTATCTTAATGGGCGGCCGCGCTATCAGGTCGTGGATACGGCGGCGTTACTCGAACGGTTAACGCGTTATGGCTATGAAGTCCCTTCACAGAGTACTCCGGCGCAGCAGAAACGGGTGATCATGGCGTTTCAGATGCATTTCCGCCCACAGTTGTGGAATGGTATTGCTGATGCAGAGACGATGGCGATTGCCGAAGCGCTGTTAGAGAAATACGGGCAGGGGTGA
- the artP gene encoding arginine ABC transporter ATP-binding protein ArtP yields the protein MSIQLNGINCFYGAHQALFDITLDCPQGETLVLLGPSGAGKSSLLRVLNLLEMPRSGTLNIAGNHFDFRKTPSDKAIRELRQNVGMVFQQYNLWPHLTVQQNLIEAPCRVLGLSKDQALARAEKLLDRLRLKPYSDRFPLHLSGGQQQRVAIARALMMEPQVLLFDEPTAALDPEITAQIVSIIRELAETNITQVIVTHEVEVARKTASRVVYMENGHIVEQGNASCFADPQTEAFKNYLSH from the coding sequence ATGAGTATTCAATTAAACGGCATTAACTGCTTCTACGGCGCGCATCAGGCGCTGTTCGATATCACGCTGGATTGCCCACAGGGTGAAACACTGGTGTTACTGGGCCCAAGCGGGGCCGGTAAAAGCTCACTGCTGCGGGTACTCAATCTGCTTGAGATGCCGCGTTCAGGCACGCTCAATATTGCGGGAAACCACTTCGACTTCCGCAAAACACCGTCAGATAAAGCGATTCGCGAACTGCGTCAGAACGTCGGAATGGTCTTTCAGCAATACAATCTGTGGCCACACCTCACCGTGCAACAGAACCTGATTGAAGCGCCCTGCCGCGTGCTGGGTCTGTCGAAAGATCAGGCGCTGGCGCGTGCAGAAAAACTGCTGGATCGCCTGCGTCTGAAACCTTACAGCGATCGCTTTCCGCTGCATCTTTCCGGCGGTCAGCAACAGCGTGTGGCCATTGCCCGTGCGCTGATGATGGAGCCGCAGGTGCTGCTGTTTGATGAGCCCACCGCCGCGCTGGATCCGGAAATCACCGCGCAAATCGTCAGCATCATTCGTGAACTGGCGGAAACCAACATTACACAAGTGATCGTGACGCACGAAGTGGAAGTGGCGCGTAAAACCGCCAGCCGCGTCGTGTATATGGAAAACGGTCATATCGTCGAGCAGGGTAATGCGAGTTGCTTTGCCGACCCGCAGACCGAAGCATTTAAAAACTATCTCTCTCACTAA
- a CDS encoding helix-turn-helix domain-containing protein, giving the protein MLSIYSKKLRPQHEMDTIIAALSGYEERTLKKWQKLTTTDSDYIHIIVSGEVEFRRESDELCMFTVAGQCIFGLSSMFYHSTHMYGLVRANTVVRSIKKEDFIRELTEKNLWKELTKVLSWYVCILSKRDDILVARSAYAVVREFLLEINDLIIQHKRDINIYDYIQEYTSLARSTIIKILSDLKKGNYIIVENGRLLNLTTLPEKY; this is encoded by the coding sequence ATGTTAAGCATCTATAGTAAAAAACTGCGTCCACAACATGAAATGGATACCATTATCGCTGCGTTGTCAGGTTATGAAGAAAGAACGTTGAAAAAATGGCAAAAATTAACCACGACGGATTCTGACTATATTCACATCATCGTCAGCGGTGAAGTAGAATTCCGTCGCGAGTCAGATGAATTATGCATGTTTACCGTCGCAGGGCAGTGCATTTTCGGTCTTTCCTCTATGTTCTATCACTCAACCCATATGTATGGTCTGGTTCGCGCCAACACCGTCGTGCGCTCCATTAAAAAAGAGGACTTTATACGCGAGTTGACGGAAAAAAACTTATGGAAAGAACTCACCAAAGTGCTCTCATGGTATGTTTGTATTCTGAGTAAGCGTGATGACATCCTGGTCGCTCGCAGCGCATACGCCGTGGTGCGCGAGTTTTTATTAGAAATTAATGATCTGATTATTCAACATAAACGCGATATTAATATCTATGATTATATTCAGGAATACACCAGTCTGGCACGCAGCACCATTATTAAAATTCTTTCCGATCTGAAGAAAGGCAATTATATCATTGTCGAAAATGGACGACTCCTTAATCTTACTACCCTTCCAGAAAAATATTGA
- the artQ gene encoding arginine ABC transporter permease ArtQ: protein MNEFFPLASAAGMTVGLAVCALILGLALAMLFAVWESVKWRPVAWTGSALVTILRGLPEILVVLFIYFGSSQLLLMLSDGFTVNLGVVQIPVQMEIENFDVSPFLCGVIALSLLYAAYASQTLRGALKAVPLGQWESGQALGLSKTAIFFRLVMPQMWRHALPGLGNQWLVLLKDTALVSLISVNDLMLQTKSIATRTQEPFNWYIIAAAIYLVITLVSQYILKRIDLRATRFERRPG from the coding sequence ATGAACGAATTTTTCCCCCTTGCAAGCGCCGCCGGGATGACCGTCGGCCTTGCCGTTTGTGCACTGATCCTCGGTCTGGCGCTGGCAATGCTGTTCGCCGTCTGGGAATCAGTGAAATGGCGTCCTGTGGCGTGGACAGGCTCCGCGCTGGTCACCATTTTACGCGGCCTGCCGGAAATTCTGGTGGTGCTGTTTATCTATTTCGGCTCCTCTCAACTGCTGCTGATGCTCTCGGATGGCTTTACTGTCAATCTGGGCGTGGTGCAGATTCCGGTCCAAATGGAGATCGAAAACTTCGACGTCAGCCCCTTCCTGTGCGGTGTGATTGCCCTCTCTCTGCTCTACGCGGCCTATGCGTCACAAACGCTGCGCGGCGCGCTGAAAGCCGTCCCGCTGGGTCAATGGGAGTCTGGTCAGGCGCTGGGACTGTCGAAGACCGCCATTTTCTTCCGGCTGGTGATGCCGCAGATGTGGCGTCACGCGCTGCCGGGGCTGGGCAACCAGTGGCTGGTGTTGCTGAAAGACACGGCGCTGGTGAGCCTCATCAGCGTTAACGACCTGATGCTGCAAACCAAGAGCATTGCCACGCGAACCCAGGAGCCGTTTAACTGGTACATCATCGCCGCGGCGATCTACCTGGTGATTACGCTGGTGAGTCAGTACATTCTCAAACGCATTGACCTGCGCGCGACACGTTTTGAGCGGAGACCGGGCTGA
- the artM gene encoding arginine ABC transporter permease ArtM, which yields MFEYLPELLKGLHASLTLTVASIVVALILALVFTIVLTLKTPVVVWLVRGYITLFTGTPLLVQIFLIYYGPGQFPSLQEYPVLWHLLSEPWLCALIALSLNSAAYTTQLFYGAIRAIPEGQWQSCGALGMSKKDTLAILLPYAFKRALSSYSNEVVLVFKSTSLAYTITLMEVMGYGQLLYGRTYDVMVFGAAGVIYLVVNGLLTLMMRLIERKALAFERRN from the coding sequence ATGTTTGAGTATTTACCTGAACTGCTTAAAGGGTTGCATGCCAGCCTGACGCTGACGGTGGCGTCCATTGTCGTCGCCCTGATTCTGGCGCTGGTTTTCACTATCGTTCTGACGCTTAAAACGCCGGTTGTGGTCTGGCTGGTTCGTGGCTATATCACGCTGTTTACCGGCACCCCGCTGCTGGTGCAGATCTTCCTGATTTACTACGGGCCGGGGCAATTTCCGTCTCTGCAAGAGTATCCGGTTCTGTGGCATCTGCTATCGGAGCCGTGGCTGTGCGCACTGATTGCGCTGTCGCTCAATAGCGCAGCCTATACCACGCAACTGTTCTACGGCGCGATCCGCGCGATTCCGGAAGGCCAGTGGCAATCCTGCGGCGCGCTGGGGATGAGCAAGAAAGACACGCTGGCGATCCTGTTGCCGTATGCCTTTAAACGCGCCCTCTCCTCGTATTCCAACGAAGTGGTGCTGGTGTTCAAGAGCACGTCTCTGGCGTATACCATTACCCTGATGGAAGTGATGGGATACGGTCAGTTGCTGTACGGCCGCACCTACGATGTGATGGTGTTCGGCGCAGCAGGCGTCATCTACCTGGTCGTCAACGGCTTGTTGACGTTAATGATGCGTCTTATCGAGCGCAAAGCACTGGCTTTCGAACGCCGCAACTAA
- a CDS encoding heavy metal-binding domain-containing protein produces the protein MQFSTTPTLEGQSIVEYCGVVTGEAILGANIFRDFFAGIRDIVGGRSGAYEKELRKAREIAFAELGEQAKALGADAVVGIDIDYETVGKDSSMLMVSVSGTAVKTRR, from the coding sequence ATGCAATTTTCGACAACCCCCACGCTCGAAGGACAAAGCATTGTGGAATACTGCGGTGTGGTCACCGGCGAAGCCATTCTGGGCGCGAACATCTTCCGGGACTTTTTTGCCGGTATCCGCGATATCGTCGGCGGTCGTTCAGGCGCTTATGAAAAAGAGTTACGCAAAGCGCGTGAGATTGCCTTCGCAGAACTGGGTGAGCAGGCGAAAGCGCTGGGCGCTGACGCGGTGGTCGGCATTGATATCGATTACGAAACGGTTGGCAAGGACAGCAGCATGCTGATGGTCAGCGTGAGTGGGACGGCGGTGAAAACCCGCCGATGA
- the artI gene encoding arginine ABC transporter substrate-binding protein ArtI gives MKKVLIAALIAGFSLSATAAQTIRFATEASYPPFESMDANNKIVGFDVDLANALCKEIDATCTFTNQAFDSLIPSLKFRRFDAVMAGMDITPEREKQVLFTAPYYDNSALFIGQQGKFTSIDQLKGKKVGVQNGTTHQKFIMDKHPEITTVPYDSYQNAKLDLQNGRIDGVFGDTAVVTEWLKDNPKLAPVGDKVTDKDYFGTGLGIAVRQGNAELQQKFNTALEKVKKDGTYETIYNKWFQK, from the coding sequence ATGAAAAAAGTTCTGATTGCCGCGCTTATCGCAGGCTTTAGCCTTTCCGCTACAGCAGCCCAGACCATTCGTTTTGCGACCGAAGCGTCCTATCCTCCGTTTGAATCGATGGACGCTAATAACAAGATTGTCGGCTTCGATGTTGATCTGGCCAATGCGCTGTGTAAAGAGATCGACGCGACCTGTACCTTTACCAATCAGGCGTTCGACAGCCTGATCCCAAGCCTCAAATTCCGCCGTTTCGACGCGGTGATGGCCGGGATGGATATCACGCCTGAGCGTGAAAAGCAGGTGCTGTTCACCGCCCCTTACTATGACAACTCCGCGCTGTTCATTGGTCAGCAGGGTAAATTCACCAGTATTGATCAGTTGAAAGGCAAGAAAGTGGGCGTGCAGAACGGCACAACTCACCAGAAATTCATCATGGATAAACACCCGGAAATCACCACGGTTCCGTATGACAGCTACCAGAATGCGAAACTGGATCTGCAAAACGGCCGCATTGACGGTGTGTTCGGTGATACCGCAGTGGTCACAGAGTGGCTGAAAGACAATCCGAAGCTGGCTCCGGTGGGCGATAAAGTGACGGATAAAGATTACTTCGGCACCGGCCTCGGCATCGCCGTACGCCAGGGCAACGCGGAACTGCAGCAGAAATTCAACACTGCGCTGGAAAAAGTGAAGAAAGATGGGACTTACGAGACCATCTATAACAAATGGTTCCAGAAGTAA
- a CDS encoding lipoprotein — protein MRYSKLSLLVPCALLLSACTTVTPAYKDNGPRTGACVDGGPDSVAQQFYDYRIQHRSNDVTALRPYLSDNLAKLLSDASRDSAHRQLMSSDPFSSRATPPDSASVASASTIPNSDARNIPLRVALKQGDQNWQDEVLMIREGQCWVIDDVRYLGGSVHAPAGTLRQSVENR, from the coding sequence ATGCGCTATTCGAAACTCTCCCTGCTTGTCCCCTGCGCGCTGCTTCTCAGCGCCTGCACCACCGTCACGCCAGCCTACAAAGACAACGGGCCGCGTACGGGTGCCTGTGTGGATGGCGGCCCGGACAGTGTGGCTCAACAATTCTATGACTATCGTATCCAGCACCGCAGTAACGATGTCACCGCCCTGCGCCCTTACCTGAGCGACAACCTGGCGAAACTGCTGTCTGATGCCAGTCGTGACAGTGCGCATCGTCAACTGATGAGCAGCGACCCGTTCTCCAGTCGCGCAACGCCGCCGGACAGCGCCAGCGTCGCCAGTGCCTCGACCATTCCGAATAGTGATGCACGCAACATTCCGCTGCGCGTTGCGCTGAAACAGGGCGATCAGAACTGGCAGGATGAAGTGCTGATGATCCGAGAAGGTCAGTGCTGGGTCATTGATGACGTACGTTATCTCGGCGGCAGCGTGCATGCCCCGGCCGGTACGCTTCGCCAGTCGGTAGAAAACCGTTAA
- the artJ gene encoding arginine ABC transporter substrate-binding protein ArtJ gives MKKLVLAALLASFAVGASAAEKISFGVSATYPPFESMDENNQIVGFDLDLAKALCKQMQAECTFTNHAFDSLIPALKFKKYDAVISGMDITPERSKQVAFTTPYYANSALVISKKDTYKTFADLKGKRIGMENGTTHQKYLQDKHPEVKTVAYDSYQNAFIDLKNGRIDGVFGDTAVVNEWLKTNPQLGPATEKVTDPQYFGTGLGIAVRPDNKVLLDKLNAALAAIKADGTYQKINDQWFPQ, from the coding sequence ATGAAAAAGTTAGTTCTGGCCGCATTACTTGCCTCTTTTGCCGTCGGCGCCTCTGCCGCTGAAAAAATCAGCTTCGGCGTTTCTGCGACCTATCCGCCGTTCGAGTCTATGGATGAGAATAACCAAATTGTCGGTTTCGACCTCGATCTGGCAAAAGCCTTGTGCAAACAGATGCAGGCAGAATGTACTTTCACCAACCATGCGTTTGACAGTCTGATCCCGGCACTCAAATTCAAGAAATATGACGCGGTGATTTCCGGTATGGATATCACGCCGGAGCGGAGCAAGCAGGTGGCGTTTACGACCCCCTACTATGCCAACTCAGCGCTGGTCATTTCGAAGAAAGACACCTACAAAACCTTTGCCGATCTGAAAGGCAAACGCATTGGGATGGAAAACGGCACCACCCACCAGAAATACTTGCAGGATAAGCATCCGGAAGTGAAAACGGTGGCCTATGACAGCTATCAGAATGCGTTTATCGACCTGAAAAATGGTCGTATTGATGGCGTGTTCGGTGATACCGCGGTGGTGAACGAGTGGCTGAAAACCAACCCACAACTGGGGCCAGCCACCGAGAAAGTGACCGATCCGCAGTACTTCGGCACCGGCCTCGGCATCGCCGTTCGCCCGGACAACAAAGTGCTACTGGATAAACTGAACGCGGCGCTGGCGGCCATTAAAGCCGACGGGACTTACCAAAAAATCAACGATCAGTGGTTCCCGCAGTAA